One part of the Lycium ferocissimum isolate CSIRO_LF1 chromosome 8, AGI_CSIRO_Lferr_CH_V1, whole genome shotgun sequence genome encodes these proteins:
- the LOC132065984 gene encoding F-box protein At5g49610-like, with protein sequence MDAKSSKVLDVPITVANPIPSSKPSQGDCKGTRISQVTIMDLPRVIMVEILSRLPIKPIFRCKTICKLWYHLFSNPLFVNMYHSRLPFPCILLSTQDDSVTSLLELKADYDYHSLPCNRPIELSPKFHLPPLKSKMFLIGSCNGLICLLNGSTYDENHSVYINNPLLGEYFKLKVPEWDKRDHHVAYGF encoded by the coding sequence ATGGACGCCAAAAGCTCTAAGGTTTTGGATGTTCCAATTACTGTGGCTAATCCAATACCAAGTTCCAAGCCTTCCCAGGGAGATTGCAAAGGAACAAGAATCTCTCAAGTCACAATTATGGACCTTCCAAGGGTGATTATGGTGGAAATTCTCTCAAGATTGCCAATCAAGCCCATTTTCCGTTGTAAGACTATTTGCAAACTCTGGTATCATCTTTTCTCTAACCCTTTATTTGTTAACATGTATCACTCAAGATTACCTTTTCCCTGCATTTTGCTTTCAACACAAGATGACTCAGTCACTTCGCTTCTTGAACTCAAAGCAGATTATGACTATCATTCTCTCCCTTGTAACAGACCCATTGAGTTGAGCCCTAAGTTTCACCTCCCTCCATTGAAATCAAAAATGTTTTTAATTGGTTCATGTAATGGGCTCATTTGTTTGTTGAATGGTTCGACGTATGATGAAAACCATTCGGTTTACATTAACAATCCTCTTTTAGGCGAGTATTTCAAGCTTAAAGTGCCCGAATGGGATAAAAGAGATCATCATGTTGCTTATGGTTTCTAG